Proteins from one Triticum aestivum cultivar Chinese Spring chromosome 7A, IWGSC CS RefSeq v2.1, whole genome shotgun sequence genomic window:
- the LOC123150842 gene encoding uncharacterized protein, whose product MGKPRGKAKKSAEDARDDDDGSGSEEAAPTDHKRSGSPLKPLGDDGAGEEVEDIAKVAEAADSVKPVVPTKGADGTVGGKVPDGAMKRPRRRQRRLQVKRSSESVEDVGDKDGDDVRTKSNGFRRNGSRRKNSTPRRAAEAGVSVSV is encoded by the coding sequence ATGGGTAAGCCTAGAGGGAAGGCCAAGAAATCCGCTGAGGATGCGAGGGACGACGACGACGGCAGTGGCAGCGAAGAGGCCGCTCCGACCGACCACAAGAGGAGCGGCAGTCCTCTGAAGCCTCTCGGGGACGACGGAGCCGGCGAAGAAGTGGAGGACATCGCCAAGGTCGCGGAGGCCGCAGACAGCGTGAAACCGGTCGTGCCAACCAAGGGTGCCGACGGCACGGTTGGCGGTAAAGTTCCTGACGGAGCGATGAAGAGGCCGCGGCGGCGCCAGCGGCGTCTGCAGGTGAAGCGAAGCTCCGAGTCGGTTGAGGACGTCGGCGACAAAGACGGTGACGACGTGAGGACGAAATCGAACGGGTTCCGGCGAAACGGAAGCCGCCGGAAGAACTCTACTCCCCGGCGGGCAGCCGAGGCGGGAGTAAGTGTCAGTGTGTGA